From the Fusobacterium ulcerans ATCC 49185 genome, the window GTCAACCAACATAACCACTTGAATATTAGCCAGTATTGTAGATATTGGTATCCATGCATACAACCCTATTTTCCCAAATTTAGAATAAGCAAATATTATTGCTAAAAAATTTACCAGCAGCATTATTGCCCATAAAAATTCATTTCTCATTTTTCCTCCTCCAAATATATTTATTGTTCAAAAACTCCTAAATCTTTATTATCAAGAAGTAATTCCACTCTGTCATCAGATGTTAAATACGAATATTTTCCTACAAACCATTTTACCAGTTCCTCATCTCTCTCTATTACAGTTCCATTATTAATAAAAATATTTATTGTTACCCCTTTAAAATTCTCTAAAGCAATTTTGATATCATTTTCTATCATTTTCTTAGTTTGTCCTTTTACACATACTAACAAGCATACAGAAAATAATTTCTTGCTGACTTCTACTATTTCCTCTTCCCTCATAACAAAGTTTTTATTATATACTTTTACTCTAAAGTCATTATCAAATGTTTCTACTCCCATCCTAAATCGTATTTCTACATCTGGAAAATATCTCTTAATTTCATCAAGTCTTTTTATATATCCATAATAAATCTCAAAATAAAGAATTTTTATATTCTTCTCTACAACTATTCTTTTTATTTCTTCTAAAGTTTTTGGCGTCAATTCAAAAACTGAGCCAGAATTTATGACTTCTAAAACTCCATATTCTCCTGTTATCTCTTTTAAAACTTCCATATTTACATTATCTATTTCTTTTTCATCCAAAGAATTATCCTCTATATAATTACAAAAACTGCATTTGCCATATTTACATGGAAAGCTTTTTAAAAGAACTATCTCTCTTTGATGTTTATCAATGATTTTATTGTATCTTATTCCCATTTTTACTCCTTAATCTAAAATTTTTCAAAAAAAAAGCAGAGTAGAAACCCTGCATAAATAAAAAAAGACTAGTTTTTTATAGATGGTTGGTTCACGCTAGGACATCTCCCTCACATAGAGGATTTAGTGATTTATTTAATTTAACAACATATTTTATATGTAATTCAATAAAAAGTCAATACTAATTTAATGGAAAAGAATAGCTTATAAACATAAATTAACTTAAATTTTATATTTTATAAGCCTTCTTCAATATTCTAAATATTTTTTAGAGCTTCTTCAAATTCTTCTTTAGATATTCCATATCTATTTAATCTCGATAAGAATTGCTTCCCATTAGAGTATCCTATTCCTAATTTTCCACCAACTTTTTCTCTTCTAACACTTGCATCTCCACTTCCTACAAGCCCACAATCCATCAAATAATCCATTGTAAAGATTGCATCCTTATCTTCCAGCACACTGCATCTAGCTTTCTCCAAAGCATTGATAATAGCTTCAGGAGATGCATTCTCTACACCTACATCTCCATCTTTTGTTCCTTCTATTCTTCTAATGTATGCATCTTTTGCCTCTGGAAAAAATTTATGTATATATTTTCTGATTTCCTCTCCAGCATGATCAGGATCAGTAAGAATTATTATTCCTCTATTTTGATCTGCTACTCTTATTTTTTCAATAGTTCCCTGCTTTCTCACTGCAAATCCATTTACTTGTATTATTTCAGCATCAACAGCAGCTTTTACTGCTGATATATCATCTCTTCCCTCTACAACTATTATTTCTTTTATACTTTTTTTCATCATTACCTCTCAAATATCTCTTTATCTTGATTTATCAACCTATATATTGTAACAGAAATAACAGAAAAATAATAGAGTTTAATAAAAAAACTCTCTGAAGATTTTTTAATATCAACAAAGAGTTTTATGTACATACTACTTATTTATTTTTTCATTGAAGAATTTTAAGAAATTAGTCATATCCCTGGCTACATAATCCCATGTATGTGTTTCTCCATCACATAAGTACCCTTTAAAGTTATACTTATTCTTTTTCATTCTTCCCATTACATCCAGCCATTGCTGAAGCATCAAATGATTTACTCTATCCTCTATTCCAACACTGGCATAAAAATATTTATTACTCAGTTTTTCAGCTTCCATATATTTTATCATGCTGTATGGATCTTCTTTTAATATCTTATAACCCCATGACCCAAAAACTCTTATAAACTGTCTTTTATCAACATCATTAAAAAGAAATTTTGGTATATACATGAATTTAAACAATCTTATAACTCTTCTATTGACACTCATTCTTACAAGATTTATTGCTCCTGAAAAACTTCCAATAACTTTAAATATGTCTATGTATTTAAGTCCCAGCTTAAAAGCTGCATAACCTCCCATAGAAAATCCAACTATTCCTAAAGGTGATTTGGGAACTTTTCTTTTTATCTCTGGAATAAGCTCACTAATTATATAATTTTCATACTGATAACCTTTTTCTGCAGAAAAATTAGAATACCAGCTTTGCCCTTCTTCACCAGAACCTGCCAAAATAAATATCATTGGTTCTATATCTCCTTTTTTCAAAAGAGATAGATAGTTTTCTAATAATTTTCCTTTTTCCAGCCAATCTTTATTTTCATCTCTTAGCCCATGAAGAAGAAAAAGACAAGGAATTCCATCTTTTATATTATCTTTAGGGGTAATAATAGTATATTTCATCTCTTCATCAACAAAAGAGCTTTTAATATTTCTTTCTTCTAGAGTTACATACTCATCAATTTCAACTTGAGATATATTTGAATAACTTTCATCTGAATTTTTTATAAATTCAATTTCTTCAAAACTGTTAACTCTTTTTAATTTTCTGGCAAGTTTTGATTTATAAGGATAAGTTATTATATAAAATATCCCTAATATAATCATTCCCCAGAGCAAAAAAAATTTCAATACCATTCTGATCCCCTTAATTAATCTTCAAATTAAAATTCTGCATTATTAGGCGTTCTTGGGAATGGAAGTACGTCACGAATATTTGTCATTCCTGTTACATACATAATTATTCTTTCAAGTCCTAATCCATATCCTGAATGTGGGAAGCTTCCATATTTTCTCAAGTCTAAGTAGAATCCATAATCTTCTATATTCATTCCTAGTTCATTCATTCTTCCCTCAAGAATTTCAAGATTATCCTCTCTTTGAGAACCACCTATTATTTCTCCTATTCCAGGAGCCAGTAAATCCATTGCTCTTACAGTTTTTCCATCTTCATTAAGTTTCATATAAAAAGCTTTTATATCTTTTGGATAATCAGTAAGGAAAACTGGTTTTTGGAAATGTTCCTCTGCTAAATATCTTTCATGTTCACTTTGAAGGTCGATTCCCCATTTTACTGGATAATCAAATTTCTTTCCTGATTTTTCAAGTATTTCTATAGCTTCAGTATATGTAAGTCTTCCAAAGTCGCTATTTAATACATTGTTAAGTTTATCAAATAAACCTTTTTCAATAAATTGATTGAAGAATTCCATTTCTTCAGGACATTGTTCTAAAACATATTTAATTATATATTTTACCATGGCTTCAGCAAGTTCCATATTAGCTTCAAGATCAGCAAAGGCTATTTCTGGTTCTATCATCCAGAATTCTGAAGCATGTCTTGCAGTATTAGAATACTCAGCTCTAAATGTAGGACCAAATGTATATATATTTCTGAAAGCAGCGCAATAAGTTTCTCCACTTAGCTGTCCACTTACAGTTAGATTAGTCTCTTTTCCAAAGAAGTCTTTTGAAGAATCTACTTTTCCATCTTCACCTTTAGGCAAATCATTTAAATCTAAAGTAGTTACTCTAAACATTTCTCCAGCACCTTCAGCATCAGAACCAGTTATTATTGGAGTATGTACATATACAAATCCATTTTCTTGGAAAAATTTATGAATAGCATAAGCTATAACTGATCTTACTCTAAATACAGCTGAGAATGTATTAGTTCTAGGTCTTAAATGAGCTTTTGTTCTCAAGTATTCAAAAGTATGCCTTTTATTTTGTAAAGGATAATCTAAGTCTGCTTTTTGATATATTTCTACACCATCTGCTACTATTTCTATATCTTGTCCAGCCCCTTGAGATCTTACTAATTTTCCATTTACTTTTATTGAAGAAATTATAGATAAACGTGAAACTTCATCAAAGTTATCTAATTTTGTATCAAATACTATTTGGATTCCTTTGAAAAATGATCCATCATTGATTTCTATAAAACCAAAATTCTTTTGAACTCTGATTTTCTTTATCCATCCTGAAATTTCTACTTCTTGATCAATAAATTTTTCTTTATCTCTGTATAGAGATTTTACTGTTACTTTTTCCATTTTTACCCCCGTAAAACTTTATATTATTTTTGTACTGTTTTCAACTTCTCCATCTACTATTGTTATATTATCTAAATGTCCTTTTACTTGAGCTCTAAATTGCTCCATATACATTTTTCTAAATAATTCTCTATCTTTTTTCTCCTCAGAAGTCAGTTCTCTTTCTCTTGAAAGCCTTGTAAAATAGTTTATTTTCTCTATTATTTTATTCATTTCCATATTATTTATCTCCTCATTAATTATTTTATTTTCTTTCCCTTATAAAATGCTTAATTCTTAAAATAAAAAATTAATAAAGTCATTATATCATATATAAGATAGGAATTAAAGTCCCTCTTTTAGAAGTTATCCATTTTTTATAAAAATTTATACTTAAATCTATTTTTTTTACTCTTCAGAGTTTATATTTCCTATTATTCCAAAGGCTGAAAATATGGTTATAAGTGAAGTTCCCCCATAACTGAATATTGGCATAGGTATTCCAAATACTGGAAGCATACCTAATGCAACATATATATTTATCAATACTTGTGTTATCAGATACCCCCCAATACCAATTGCCAGATATTTTCCAAAGTAACTTTTACACTCCATAGCAGTTCTTTTTATAAGATTAAATATCAAAAAGAAAAATATCATTATAATAAACATTCCAATGAATCCAAGTTCTTCTCCATATGAAGCCAGAATAAAATCTGTTCTTATTTCTGGAAGATAGCTATATTTTTGCACTCCATTTGCATATCCTTTTCCTAAAATACCTCCACTTCCAAAAGCCAGAAGAGATTGTCCCACCTGATATCCTATAGCATTATCATATTCATTATTAAGAAGCCCATTTAAAAAACTTCCTATTCTTCTCATCTTATATCCTTTTTCTGAAACATCACCT encodes:
- a CDS encoding radical SAM protein, which translates into the protein MGIRYNKIIDKHQREIVLLKSFPCKYGKCSFCNYIEDNSLDEKEIDNVNMEVLKEITGEYGVLEVINSGSVFELTPKTLEEIKRIVVEKNIKILYFEIYYGYIKRLDEIKRYFPDVEIRFRMGVETFDNDFRVKVYNKNFVMREEEIVEVSKKLFSVCLLVCVKGQTKKMIENDIKIALENFKGVTINIFINNGTVIERDEELVKWFVGKYSYLTSDDRVELLLDNKDLGVFEQ
- the rnmV gene encoding ribonuclease M5, with the translated sequence MKKSIKEIIVVEGRDDISAVKAAVDAEIIQVNGFAVRKQGTIEKIRVADQNRGIIILTDPDHAGEEIRKYIHKFFPEAKDAYIRRIEGTKDGDVGVENASPEAIINALEKARCSVLEDKDAIFTMDYLMDCGLVGSGDASVRREKVGGKLGIGYSNGKQFLSRLNRYGISKEEFEEALKNI
- a CDS encoding alpha/beta hydrolase — protein: MVLKFFLLWGMIILGIFYIITYPYKSKLARKLKRVNSFEEIEFIKNSDESYSNISQVEIDEYVTLEERNIKSSFVDEEMKYTIITPKDNIKDGIPCLFLLHGLRDENKDWLEKGKLLENYLSLLKKGDIEPMIFILAGSGEEGQSWYSNFSAEKGYQYENYIISELIPEIKRKVPKSPLGIVGFSMGGYAAFKLGLKYIDIFKVIGSFSGAINLVRMSVNRRVIRLFKFMYIPKFLFNDVDKRQFIRVFGSWGYKILKEDPYSMIKYMEAEKLSNKYFYASVGIEDRVNHLMLQQWLDVMGRMKKNKYNFKGYLCDGETHTWDYVARDMTNFLKFFNEKINK
- the asnS gene encoding asparagine--tRNA ligase; the encoded protein is MEKVTVKSLYRDKEKFIDQEVEISGWIKKIRVQKNFGFIEINDGSFFKGIQIVFDTKLDNFDEVSRLSIISSIKVNGKLVRSQGAGQDIEIVADGVEIYQKADLDYPLQNKRHTFEYLRTKAHLRPRTNTFSAVFRVRSVIAYAIHKFFQENGFVYVHTPIITGSDAEGAGEMFRVTTLDLNDLPKGEDGKVDSSKDFFGKETNLTVSGQLSGETYCAAFRNIYTFGPTFRAEYSNTARHASEFWMIEPEIAFADLEANMELAEAMVKYIIKYVLEQCPEEMEFFNQFIEKGLFDKLNNVLNSDFGRLTYTEAIEILEKSGKKFDYPVKWGIDLQSEHERYLAEEHFQKPVFLTDYPKDIKAFYMKLNEDGKTVRAMDLLAPGIGEIIGGSQREDNLEILEGRMNELGMNIEDYGFYLDLRKYGSFPHSGYGLGLERIIMYVTGMTNIRDVLPFPRTPNNAEF
- a CDS encoding DUF896 domain-containing protein, producing the protein MEMNKIIEKINYFTRLSRERELTSEEKKDRELFRKMYMEQFRAQVKGHLDNITIVDGEVENSTKII